In the Quercus lobata isolate SW786 chromosome 5, ValleyOak3.0 Primary Assembly, whole genome shotgun sequence genome, one interval contains:
- the LOC115991593 gene encoding receptor-like protein EIX2 isoform X1 yields MGASFATHVLFLLWFFAATFSLSLFKAESNISCIEKEKQALLIFKKGLSDPRNALSSWSDQVDCCRWDRVHCNNKTGRVTELHLSGFYYDDKSLLSGDYEKRLGGEISLSLLKLEFLNYLDLSYNNFNCTPIPSFLGSIGSLRYLDLSGANFSGLIPHQLGNLSSLRYLSLGSNSDLYVDNLRWMSHFSSIQYLDLNSIDLHREVDWLQIMSKFSSLLELHLSTCQLDSLKPSLGFVNHTSLQVLDLSYNLFNHEIPNCFFNLSTSLVVLKLEYSLLKGKIPPSILNLHNLEYLLLSSNDLVGKIPESIGQLKYLKYLDLWYNSLSGPIPSSIGNFSYLEGLSLSDNQLSGTIPESLGLLSNLEWLSIDKNLLTGTVGEGHFTELSKLTSLYLSNPLFFNVSSNWIPPFQLDVAYMSYCKVGPNFPTWLQTQKSLRVIRMSKSEISDEVPGWFWNWTSNIEVIDLSGNHIEGDMSDAVLNSTVLNLNSNHFKGRMPQLSANVKELNIADNSFAGPISTFLCLKRNRMNKLIILDASFNLLSGELPDCWKDWQSLARLDLGSNSISGGIPHSMGSLVALQTLHLENNNISGDIPSSLQSCSQLELLDIGENHLQVTIPLWIGEMTSLMVLRLRSNGLHGHIPLQICQLSSIIVLDLANNSLSGTIPKCLNNLSALAKPDNGGSIHFGYLPYAYSMYVENLFLVPKKKQLEYFDNVKFVRLIDLSSNNLSESIPVEISVLFGLHFLNLSQNHLTGAIPEKIGSMKELESIDLSRNHLSGEIPPSMSNLTFLSQLDLSYNSLSGRIPLSTQLQSFDALSYTGNPQLCGDPLPKTCTVEEEPSNRTPIGRIEDHSEKYSFYIGLGVGFAVGFWAICGVLFFKRTWRHAYFRFLDGIKDWVYVTTMVKVNWFLEKLRSCHLISERHR; encoded by the coding sequence ATGGGTGCCTCTTTTGCGACTCATGTGCTTTTCTTACTGTGGTTCTTTGCAGCAACCTTCAGTTTAAGCTTATTCAAAGCAGAGTCAAATATCTCTTGcattgaaaaagagaaacaagcacttctaattttcaaaaaaggtCTCTCTGATCCTAGAAACGCACTCTCATCCTGGTCTGACCAAGTCGATTGTTGTAGATGGGACCGAGTTCATTGCAACAACAAAACTGGTCGAGTCACAGAGCTCCACCTCAGTGGATTTTATTACGACGACAAGAGCTTGCTCAGTGGAGACTACGAAAAGAGGTTAGGCGGTGAGATTAGTCTTTCATTGcttaaattagaatttttaaattacttGGACTTGAGTTACAATAACTTTAATTGTACTCCTATTCCAAGTTTCCTTGGTTCAATTGGTAGTCTGAGATATCTTGATCTTAGCGGAGCCAATTTCTCTGGACTCATTCCTCATCAGCTTGGAAACCTTTCAAGCCTTCGCTATCTGTCTCTTGGATCTAATTCTGACCTCTATGTAGATAACCTTCGTTGGATGTCTCATTTCTCttccatacaataccttgatctGAATAGCATCGACCTTCACAGAGAAGTTGATTGGCTTCAAATAATGAGTAAGTTCTCATCTCTTTTGGAGCTACACTTGTCAACTTGTCAACTTGATAGCCTAAAACCATCTCTTGGATTTGTCAACCACACGTCTCTTCAAGTCCTTGATCTTTCCTATAACCTTTTCAATCATGAGATTCCTAATTGCTTCTTTAATCTCAGTACAAGCCTCGTAGTGCTTAAACTAGAATATAGTTTGCTAAAAGGCAAGATACCGCCTAGCATTTTGAATTTGCATAACTTAGAATATCTATTATTGTCTTCCAATGACCTAGTTGGAAAAATTCCGGAGTCTATAGGGCAGcttaaatatctaaaatatcttgaCCTCTGGTATAACTCTTTAAGTGGTCCTATTCCTTCATCCATTGGGAATTTTTCTTATTTGGAAGGTTTATCCCTCTCTGATAATCAGTTGAGTGGCACAATTCCAGAGAGTCTTGGGCTTCTCTCAAATTTAGAGTGGTTATCTattgataaaaatttattaacagGCACCGTTGGTGAAGGACATTTCACTGAACTCTCGAAATTAACTTCTTTATATTTATCAAATCCTTTGTTCTTTAATGTGAGTTCCAATTGGATTCCTCCTTTTCAACTTGATGTAGCTTACATGAGCTATTGTAAGGTAGGACCCAACTTTCCTACATGGCTGCAAACACAAAAATCCCTTAGAGTTATACGAATGTCCAAGTCAGAAATTTCAGACGAGGTTCCAGGTTGGTTCTGGAACTGGACTTCAAACATTGAAGTAATTGATTTGTCTGGAAACCACATAGAAGGGGATATGTCAGACGCTGTGTTAAATTCTACGGTCTTAAATCTAAATTCTAATCATTTCAAGGGTCGAATGCCACAATTGTCTGCGAATGTCAAAGAGCTCAATATAGCTGACAACTCATTTGCTGGACCGATCTCCACTTTCTTATGCCTAAAGAGGAATAGAAtgaataaattgataattttagaTGCATCATTCAATCTCTTATCAGGAGAGCTTCCTGACTGTTGGAAGGATTGGCAATCTTTGGCTCGTCTAGACTTGGGAAGCAATAGTATATCTGGTGGAATTCCTCATTCAATGGGTTCTTTGGTTGCACTCCAAACACTGCATTTAGAAAACAATAACATCTCCGGAGATATACCATCTTCATTGCAAAGTTGCTCACAGTTAGAACTCCTTGATATAGGTGAGAATCATTTGCAGGTTACCATACCACTTTGGATTGGAGAAATGACAAGTCTTATGGTTCTCCGTCTTAGATCCAATGGACTCCACGGCCACATACCTCTACAAATATGCCAACTATCTTCTATTATAGTGTTAGATCTTGCCAATAATAGCCTATCAGGAACCATACCAAAGTGCTTGAACAATTTGAGTGCCTTGGCAAAACCTGATAATGGAGGATCTATTCATTTTGGCTATCTACCTTATGCTTATAGCATGTATGTTGAGAATCTTTTCTTGGTTCCCAAAAAGAAGCAACTAGAATATTTTGACAACGTCAAATTTGTTAGGCTTATAGACCTTTCAAGTAACAACTTGTCCGAATCAATTCCTGTTGAGATTTCAGTTCTTTTTGGGTTGCATTTTTTGAACTTATCTCAAAATCATTTGACGGGAGCGATACCAGAAAAAATTGGGAGCATGAAAGAGTTAGAGTCGATTGATCTCTCTCGAAATCATCTATCGGGTGAAATTCCTCCAAGCATGTCTAATTTGACATTTCTTAGTCAATTGGACTTGTCATATAACAGCTTGTCAGGTAGAATTCCTTTAAGCACACAGCTCCAGTCTTTTGATGCACTCAGCTACACTGGCAATCCTCAACTTTGTGGTGATCCTCTGCCAAAAACCTGTACAGTAGAGGAAGAACCATCCAATAGAACACCAATTGGTAGAATAGAAGATCACTCTGAAAAGTACAGCTTCTATATAGGTCTGGGGGTTGGATTTGCTGTTGGTTTTTGGGCAATTTGTGGAGTTCTCTTCTTCAAGAGGACCTGGAGGCATGCTTATTTTAGATTTCTCGATGGCATCAAGGATTGGGTTTATGTGACTACAATGGTAAAAGTGAACTGGTTTTTGGAAAAGCTACGAAGTTGTCACCTTATAAGTGAAAGGCATCGTTAG
- the LOC115991593 gene encoding receptor-like protein EIX2 isoform X2 yields the protein MGASFATHVLFLLWFFAATFSLSLFKAESNISCIEKEKQALLIFKKGLSDPRNALSSWSDQVDCCRWDRVHCNNKTGRVTELHLSGFYYDDKSLLSGDYEKRLGDNLRWMSHFSSIQYLDLNSIDLHREVDWLQIMSKFSSLLELHLSTCQLDSLKPSLGFVNHTSLQVLDLSYNLFNHEIPNCFFNLSTSLVVLKLEYSLLKGKIPPSILNLHNLEYLLLSSNDLVGKIPESIGQLKYLKYLDLWYNSLSGPIPSSIGNFSYLEGLSLSDNQLSGTIPESLGLLSNLEWLSIDKNLLTGTVGEGHFTELSKLTSLYLSNPLFFNVSSNWIPPFQLDVAYMSYCKVGPNFPTWLQTQKSLRVIRMSKSEISDEVPGWFWNWTSNIEVIDLSGNHIEGDMSDAVLNSTVLNLNSNHFKGRMPQLSANVKELNIADNSFAGPISTFLCLKRNRMNKLIILDASFNLLSGELPDCWKDWQSLARLDLGSNSISGGIPHSMGSLVALQTLHLENNNISGDIPSSLQSCSQLELLDIGENHLQVTIPLWIGEMTSLMVLRLRSNGLHGHIPLQICQLSSIIVLDLANNSLSGTIPKCLNNLSALAKPDNGGSIHFGYLPYAYSMYVENLFLVPKKKQLEYFDNVKFVRLIDLSSNNLSESIPVEISVLFGLHFLNLSQNHLTGAIPEKIGSMKELESIDLSRNHLSGEIPPSMSNLTFLSQLDLSYNSLSGRIPLSTQLQSFDALSYTGNPQLCGDPLPKTCTVEEEPSNRTPIGRIEDHSEKYSFYIGLGVGFAVGFWAICGVLFFKRTWRHAYFRFLDGIKDWVYVTTMVKVNWFLEKLRSCHLISERHR from the exons ATGGGTGCCTCTTTTGCGACTCATGTGCTTTTCTTACTGTGGTTCTTTGCAGCAACCTTCAGTTTAAGCTTATTCAAAGCAGAGTCAAATATCTCTTGcattgaaaaagagaaacaagcacttctaattttcaaaaaaggtCTCTCTGATCCTAGAAACGCACTCTCATCCTGGTCTGACCAAGTCGATTGTTGTAGATGGGACCGAGTTCATTGCAACAACAAAACTGGTCGAGTCACAGAGCTCCACCTCAGTGGATTTTATTACGACGACAAGAGCTTGCTCAGTGGAGACTACGAAAAGAGGTTAGGCG ATAACCTTCGTTGGATGTCTCATTTCTCttccatacaataccttgatctGAATAGCATCGACCTTCACAGAGAAGTTGATTGGCTTCAAATAATGAGTAAGTTCTCATCTCTTTTGGAGCTACACTTGTCAACTTGTCAACTTGATAGCCTAAAACCATCTCTTGGATTTGTCAACCACACGTCTCTTCAAGTCCTTGATCTTTCCTATAACCTTTTCAATCATGAGATTCCTAATTGCTTCTTTAATCTCAGTACAAGCCTCGTAGTGCTTAAACTAGAATATAGTTTGCTAAAAGGCAAGATACCGCCTAGCATTTTGAATTTGCATAACTTAGAATATCTATTATTGTCTTCCAATGACCTAGTTGGAAAAATTCCGGAGTCTATAGGGCAGcttaaatatctaaaatatcttgaCCTCTGGTATAACTCTTTAAGTGGTCCTATTCCTTCATCCATTGGGAATTTTTCTTATTTGGAAGGTTTATCCCTCTCTGATAATCAGTTGAGTGGCACAATTCCAGAGAGTCTTGGGCTTCTCTCAAATTTAGAGTGGTTATCTattgataaaaatttattaacagGCACCGTTGGTGAAGGACATTTCACTGAACTCTCGAAATTAACTTCTTTATATTTATCAAATCCTTTGTTCTTTAATGTGAGTTCCAATTGGATTCCTCCTTTTCAACTTGATGTAGCTTACATGAGCTATTGTAAGGTAGGACCCAACTTTCCTACATGGCTGCAAACACAAAAATCCCTTAGAGTTATACGAATGTCCAAGTCAGAAATTTCAGACGAGGTTCCAGGTTGGTTCTGGAACTGGACTTCAAACATTGAAGTAATTGATTTGTCTGGAAACCACATAGAAGGGGATATGTCAGACGCTGTGTTAAATTCTACGGTCTTAAATCTAAATTCTAATCATTTCAAGGGTCGAATGCCACAATTGTCTGCGAATGTCAAAGAGCTCAATATAGCTGACAACTCATTTGCTGGACCGATCTCCACTTTCTTATGCCTAAAGAGGAATAGAAtgaataaattgataattttagaTGCATCATTCAATCTCTTATCAGGAGAGCTTCCTGACTGTTGGAAGGATTGGCAATCTTTGGCTCGTCTAGACTTGGGAAGCAATAGTATATCTGGTGGAATTCCTCATTCAATGGGTTCTTTGGTTGCACTCCAAACACTGCATTTAGAAAACAATAACATCTCCGGAGATATACCATCTTCATTGCAAAGTTGCTCACAGTTAGAACTCCTTGATATAGGTGAGAATCATTTGCAGGTTACCATACCACTTTGGATTGGAGAAATGACAAGTCTTATGGTTCTCCGTCTTAGATCCAATGGACTCCACGGCCACATACCTCTACAAATATGCCAACTATCTTCTATTATAGTGTTAGATCTTGCCAATAATAGCCTATCAGGAACCATACCAAAGTGCTTGAACAATTTGAGTGCCTTGGCAAAACCTGATAATGGAGGATCTATTCATTTTGGCTATCTACCTTATGCTTATAGCATGTATGTTGAGAATCTTTTCTTGGTTCCCAAAAAGAAGCAACTAGAATATTTTGACAACGTCAAATTTGTTAGGCTTATAGACCTTTCAAGTAACAACTTGTCCGAATCAATTCCTGTTGAGATTTCAGTTCTTTTTGGGTTGCATTTTTTGAACTTATCTCAAAATCATTTGACGGGAGCGATACCAGAAAAAATTGGGAGCATGAAAGAGTTAGAGTCGATTGATCTCTCTCGAAATCATCTATCGGGTGAAATTCCTCCAAGCATGTCTAATTTGACATTTCTTAGTCAATTGGACTTGTCATATAACAGCTTGTCAGGTAGAATTCCTTTAAGCACACAGCTCCAGTCTTTTGATGCACTCAGCTACACTGGCAATCCTCAACTTTGTGGTGATCCTCTGCCAAAAACCTGTACAGTAGAGGAAGAACCATCCAATAGAACACCAATTGGTAGAATAGAAGATCACTCTGAAAAGTACAGCTTCTATATAGGTCTGGGGGTTGGATTTGCTGTTGGTTTTTGGGCAATTTGTGGAGTTCTCTTCTTCAAGAGGACCTGGAGGCATGCTTATTTTAGATTTCTCGATGGCATCAAGGATTGGGTTTATGTGACTACAATGGTAAAAGTGAACTGGTTTTTGGAAAAGCTACGAAGTTGTCACCTTATAAGTGAAAGGCATCGTTAG